One Cellulomonas sp. Y8 DNA segment encodes these proteins:
- a CDS encoding DNA polymerase Y family protein — translation MSSTRTTVVWVPDWPVVAAVRAAEVPPHLPAAVQHGARLVAVSAIARAQGVRRGMRRRQAQGVCPEVVLLPADDDRDARLFEPVAVATEAVVAGIEVARPGLLLLPAGGAARFHGTEETLAERLVSVVAERTGHECQVGTADGLLAAILAARTDAVVPPGASREFLAPRPVDDLAPAAVTDDAGHAVVELVDLLRRLGLRRLGDLAALDGGDVHARFGTWGTWAWTLVRGEDLRPPARRRPETDLEVGTELDPPAHRVDVATFAGRRLAEELHALLTEHSVTCARLRITARTDEGTELTRAWRTDMGGLGGLSAARITDRIRWQLEGWLTAAAAEHGAGARPDGGDPDEHAEPIGLVALGITAEDVAPAGAEQGRLWGGASGGDLRAHRALDRVQGLLGGDGVLTAALQGGRDVRDQVHLQPWGAQAAAPRPVDRPWPGHLPPPAPATVPVRPAPVDVLDGTGRMVRFDGRFAMSGDPVRVRTHATDRRPAVDHDVAGWAGPWPLAERWWSPTEAGLRMHLQVTLGDGRALLLAWRPDGWTCEAVYD, via the coding sequence ATGAGCAGCACCCGCACCACCGTCGTCTGGGTGCCGGACTGGCCGGTCGTCGCCGCCGTGCGCGCCGCCGAGGTCCCGCCGCACCTGCCCGCCGCCGTCCAGCACGGCGCGCGGCTCGTCGCCGTGTCGGCGATCGCCCGCGCCCAGGGGGTGCGCCGCGGCATGCGCCGCCGGCAGGCCCAGGGCGTCTGCCCCGAGGTCGTGCTGCTGCCCGCCGACGACGACCGGGACGCCCGGCTGTTCGAGCCGGTCGCGGTCGCGACCGAGGCCGTCGTCGCCGGGATCGAGGTCGCCCGGCCCGGCCTGCTCCTGCTGCCCGCGGGCGGCGCGGCCCGGTTCCACGGCACCGAGGAGACGCTCGCCGAGCGCCTGGTGTCCGTGGTGGCCGAGCGGACCGGGCACGAGTGCCAGGTCGGCACCGCCGACGGCCTGCTCGCCGCGATCCTCGCCGCCCGCACCGACGCCGTCGTGCCGCCCGGCGCCTCGCGCGAGTTCCTGGCGCCGCGCCCCGTCGACGACCTCGCGCCCGCGGCGGTGACCGACGACGCCGGGCACGCGGTCGTCGAGCTCGTCGACCTGCTGCGCCGGCTCGGGCTCCGCCGCCTCGGGGACCTGGCCGCCCTCGACGGCGGCGACGTGCACGCGCGGTTCGGCACCTGGGGGACCTGGGCGTGGACCCTGGTGCGCGGCGAGGACCTGCGCCCGCCGGCCCGGCGCCGGCCGGAGACCGACCTGGAGGTCGGCACCGAGCTCGACCCGCCCGCGCACCGCGTCGACGTCGCGACGTTCGCCGGCCGCCGGCTCGCGGAGGAGCTGCACGCCCTGCTCACCGAGCACTCCGTGACCTGCGCGCGGCTGCGGATCACCGCCCGCACCGACGAGGGCACCGAGCTGACCCGCGCCTGGCGCACCGACATGGGCGGCCTCGGCGGGCTGTCCGCCGCGCGGATCACCGACCGCATCCGCTGGCAGCTCGAGGGCTGGCTGACCGCCGCGGCCGCCGAGCACGGCGCCGGCGCCCGGCCGGACGGCGGCGATCCCGACGAGCACGCCGAGCCGATCGGTCTGGTCGCGCTCGGGATCACCGCCGAGGACGTCGCGCCCGCCGGCGCCGAGCAGGGGCGGCTGTGGGGCGGCGCGTCCGGCGGCGACCTGCGCGCGCACCGGGCGCTCGACCGCGTGCAGGGGCTGCTCGGCGGCGACGGCGTGCTGACCGCCGCGCTGCAGGGCGGCCGGGACGTCCGCGACCAGGTGCACCTGCAGCCCTGGGGTGCCCAGGCCGCCGCGCCCCGCCCGGTCGACCGGCCGTGGCCCGGCCACCTGCCCCCGCCGGCGCCCGCGACCGTGCCGGTGCGGCCCGCGCCCGTCGACGTGCTGGACGGCACGGGGCGGATGGTGCGGTTCGACGGCCGGTTCGCCATGAGCGGCGACCCGGTGCGCGTGCGCACGCACGCCACCGACCGCCGGCCCGCGGTCGACCACGACGTCGCGGGCTGGGCCGGCCCCTGGCCGCTCGCGGAGCGGTGGTGGTCGCCGACCGAGGCGGGGCTGCGCATGCACCTGCAGGTCACGCTCGGCGACGGCCGGGCCCTGCTGCTCGCCTGGCGCCCCGACGGCTGGACCTGCGAGGCCGTGTATGACTGA
- a CDS encoding PHP domain-containing protein, with protein sequence MTDVPRYAELHAHSAFSFLDGASQPEELAAEAHRLGLSALALTDHDGLYGVVRFSEAAREVGLPTVFGAELHLPVPGVGGPDVLDLPTGVPDPRALHLPVLARGPEGYRALSRTIAEAHLATGTKGAAEYRLEQLAEQADGRWLVLTGCRKGPVRHALTDGGREPGVTAAGLDRARTELDRLVALFGRDNVAVEVTQGGSPYDSELADALAGLAAGARLPLVATGNVHYATPRDADLAMALAAVRARSSMEDLDGWLPGAPTAHLASAAEMLRRHRRHPQAVATAAAIGAECAFDLHLVAPQLPPYPVPPGHTEATWLRELVRRGALECYGPPEAERVPGAYAQLEHELRVIEDLGFPGYFLVVYDLVDFCHRNGILAQGRGSAANSAVCYALKVTAVDAVAHGLLFERFLAPERDGPPDIDVDIESGRREEVIQYVYAKHGRTHAAQVANVISYRARSAVRDAARALGYDVGQQDAWSKSIERWGTLRGPAPRHPWWSGANRGAAAVAAAPPTQHVADRPTSTRPSPPSTRPTPRSPHVGTPPAGPPAAATPGSPVSREDRRAAQYAAAQRDPDGVVWGWNHEPGAAPAPAPRRPAGHDDADGPAGQPTADRHDVVPAHRPPPASDLEEIPEQVIDLADRFLRLPRHLGIHSGGMVMCDRPVIEVCPVEWARMEGRTVLQWDKDDCADAGLVKFDLLGLGMLTALRLAFDQVEQHGGPRLHLHQLPNEDPLVYDLLCAADTVGVFQVESRAQMGTLPRLQPRSFYGIVVEVALIRPGPIQGGSVHPYIERYQGRQPITYPHPRLEKSLERTLGVPLFQEQLMQMAIDVADFTPAEADQLRRAMGSKRSIEKMEALRARLMDGMTRNGIPEPVREEVYEKLKAFADFGFPESHAYSFAFLVYASSWLKVHHPAAFYAGLLAAQPMGFYSPQSLVADARRHGIGVLRPDVQRSGVQAVVERVRPEPAGGEPRLTPRPSGTAPVPPLRAGGARGFAEVPPPFGPVDEPVPAPGAPAASAAPVPIAPEPAAPEPAAPGSVAPAAAEPERSLAVRVGLASVRNVGEKVAERVVAERDAHGPFADLRDLVRRVELSTAQLEALATGGALESLGVTRREALWAAGALAQEGPDTLPGVSVGVQAPTLPGMSPVELAVADVWATGVTVDSYPTQYVRDGLDAQGVLRVEQAFRHEAGRRVAVAGVVTHRQRPGTAGGVTFLSLEDETGLLNIVCSTGLWQRFRKVARTSRALVVRGRLERADGATNLIAEHLTPLSLGIATTSRDFQ encoded by the coding sequence ATGACTGACGTCCCGCGCTACGCGGAGCTGCATGCGCACTCGGCGTTCAGCTTCCTCGACGGCGCCAGCCAGCCCGAGGAGCTCGCCGCCGAGGCGCACCGGCTCGGGCTCAGCGCGCTCGCGCTCACCGACCACGACGGCCTGTACGGCGTCGTGCGGTTCTCCGAGGCGGCGCGGGAGGTCGGGCTGCCCACCGTGTTCGGCGCCGAGCTGCACCTGCCCGTCCCCGGCGTCGGCGGCCCCGACGTCCTCGACCTGCCGACCGGCGTGCCCGACCCGCGCGCGCTGCACCTGCCCGTGCTGGCCCGCGGGCCCGAGGGCTACCGCGCGCTGTCCCGCACCATCGCGGAGGCGCACCTCGCCACCGGGACCAAGGGGGCCGCGGAGTACCGGCTGGAGCAGCTCGCCGAGCAGGCCGACGGGCGCTGGCTCGTGCTCACCGGCTGCCGCAAGGGACCCGTCCGGCACGCGCTGACCGACGGCGGCCGCGAGCCTGGCGTCACCGCCGCGGGCCTCGACCGGGCGCGCACCGAGCTCGACCGGCTGGTCGCCCTGTTCGGCCGGGACAACGTCGCGGTCGAGGTCACCCAGGGCGGCAGCCCGTACGACTCCGAGCTCGCGGACGCTCTCGCGGGGCTCGCCGCCGGCGCCCGGCTGCCGCTGGTCGCCACCGGGAACGTGCACTACGCGACCCCGCGGGACGCCGACCTGGCGATGGCCCTGGCCGCCGTCCGCGCCCGGTCGTCGATGGAGGACCTGGACGGGTGGCTGCCCGGGGCGCCGACCGCGCACCTGGCGTCCGCCGCCGAGATGCTGCGCCGCCACCGGCGGCACCCGCAGGCGGTCGCGACCGCCGCCGCGATCGGCGCCGAGTGCGCGTTCGACCTGCACCTCGTCGCCCCGCAGCTGCCGCCGTACCCGGTGCCGCCCGGCCACACCGAGGCGACCTGGCTGCGCGAGCTCGTCCGCCGCGGCGCGCTGGAGTGCTACGGCCCGCCCGAGGCCGAGCGGGTGCCCGGCGCCTACGCCCAGCTGGAGCACGAGCTGCGCGTCATCGAGGACCTCGGCTTCCCCGGGTACTTCCTGGTCGTCTACGACCTCGTCGACTTCTGCCACCGCAACGGCATCCTCGCCCAGGGCCGCGGCTCGGCCGCCAACTCCGCGGTCTGCTACGCGCTCAAGGTCACCGCCGTCGACGCCGTCGCGCACGGCCTGCTGTTCGAGCGGTTCCTCGCGCCCGAGCGCGACGGGCCGCCGGACATCGACGTCGACATCGAGTCCGGCCGCCGCGAGGAGGTCATCCAGTACGTCTACGCCAAGCACGGCCGCACCCACGCCGCGCAGGTCGCCAACGTCATCTCCTACCGCGCCCGGTCCGCCGTGCGGGACGCCGCCCGGGCGCTCGGGTACGACGTCGGGCAGCAGGACGCGTGGAGCAAGTCGATCGAGCGCTGGGGCACGCTGCGCGGCCCGGCGCCGCGGCACCCCTGGTGGTCGGGGGCGAACCGGGGCGCCGCGGCCGTGGCGGCCGCCCCGCCGACGCAGCACGTCGCCGACCGGCCCACGTCGACCCGGCCGAGCCCGCCGTCGACCCGGCCGACGCCGCGCTCGCCCCACGTCGGGACACCCCCTGCCGGCCCGCCCGCCGCGGCGACCCCGGGTTCCCCGGTGAGCCGCGAGGACCGCCGCGCCGCGCAGTACGCCGCCGCCCAGCGCGACCCCGACGGCGTCGTCTGGGGCTGGAACCACGAGCCCGGCGCCGCACCGGCCCCGGCGCCCCGGCGCCCCGCCGGGCACGACGACGCGGACGGGCCGGCGGGCCAGCCGACCGCCGACCGCCACGACGTCGTCCCCGCGCACCGGCCGCCGCCCGCGAGCGACCTCGAGGAGATCCCCGAGCAGGTCATCGACCTGGCCGACCGGTTCCTGCGCCTGCCGCGGCACCTCGGCATCCACTCCGGCGGCATGGTGATGTGCGACCGCCCGGTCATCGAGGTCTGCCCGGTGGAGTGGGCGCGCATGGAGGGCCGCACCGTCCTGCAGTGGGACAAGGACGACTGCGCCGACGCGGGCCTGGTGAAGTTCGACCTGCTCGGCCTCGGCATGCTCACCGCCCTGCGGCTGGCGTTCGACCAGGTCGAGCAGCACGGCGGCCCGCGCCTGCACCTGCACCAGCTGCCCAACGAGGACCCGCTGGTCTACGACCTGCTGTGCGCCGCCGACACCGTCGGGGTGTTCCAGGTGGAGTCGCGCGCCCAGATGGGCACCCTGCCGCGCCTCCAGCCGCGGAGCTTCTACGGGATCGTCGTCGAGGTCGCGCTGATCCGCCCCGGGCCGATCCAGGGCGGGTCGGTGCACCCGTACATCGAGCGCTACCAGGGCCGGCAGCCGATCACCTACCCGCACCCCCGGCTCGAGAAGTCCCTGGAGCGCACCCTCGGCGTCCCGCTGTTCCAGGAGCAGCTCATGCAGATGGCCATCGACGTCGCCGACTTCACACCCGCCGAGGCCGACCAGCTCCGGCGCGCGATGGGCTCCAAGCGCAGCATCGAGAAGATGGAGGCGCTGCGCGCCCGGCTCATGGACGGCATGACCCGCAACGGCATCCCGGAGCCCGTGCGCGAGGAGGTCTACGAGAAGCTCAAGGCCTTCGCGGACTTCGGCTTCCCGGAGTCGCACGCCTACTCCTTCGCGTTCCTCGTCTACGCCAGCTCGTGGCTCAAGGTGCACCACCCGGCCGCCTTCTACGCCGGCCTGCTCGCCGCGCAGCCCATGGGGTTCTACTCGCCGCAGTCGCTCGTCGCGGACGCCCGCCGGCACGGCATCGGCGTGCTCCGCCCCGACGTGCAGCGCTCCGGGGTGCAGGCCGTCGTCGAGCGGGTCCGGCCCGAGCCCGCGGGCGGGGAGCCGCGCCTGACGCCGCGGCCGTCGGGGACCGCGCCGGTGCCGCCGCTGCGGGCGGGCGGGGCGCGCGGGTTCGCCGAGGTGCCGCCGCCCTTCGGGCCCGTCGACGAGCCGGTGCCCGCGCCAGGCGCGCCTGCCGCATCCGCCGCACCCGTGCCGATCGCGCCCGAACCCGCTGCGCCAGAACCCGCTGCGCCTGGGTCGGTGGCACCGGCGGCCGCCGAGCCCGAGCGCTCCCTCGCGGTGCGCGTCGGCCTCGCCTCGGTGCGGAACGTGGGGGAGAAGGTCGCCGAGCGGGTCGTCGCCGAGCGGGACGCGCACGGCCCGTTCGCCGACCTGCGGGACCTCGTCCGGCGCGTCGAGCTCAGCACCGCGCAGCTCGAGGCGCTGGCCACCGGCGGCGCCCTGGAGTCGCTCGGCGTCACCCGGCGCGAGGCGCTGTGGGCGGCGGGCGCGCTCGCGCAGGAGGGGCCGGACACGCTGCCGGGTGTCTCGGTGGGCGTCCAGGCGCCGACCCTGCCCGGGATGAGCCCGGTCGAGCTCGCCGTCGCCGACGTCTGGGCCACCGGCGTGACCGTCGACTCGTACCCGACCCAGTACGTGCGCGACGGCCTGGACGCCCAGGGGGTGCTGCGCGTCGAGCAGGCGTTCCGGCACGAGGCCGGGCGCCGGGTCGCCGTCGCGGGGGTCGTCACCCACCGGCAGCGCCCCGGCACCGCCGGCGGCGTCACCTTCCTGTCGCTCGAGGACGAGACCGGGCTGCTCAACATCGTGTGCAGCACCGGGCTGTGGCAGCGGTTCCGGAAGGTCGCCCGCACGTCCCGGGCGCTCGTCGTGCGCGGGCGGCTGGAGCGGGCGGACGGGGCCACCAACCTCATCGCCGAGCACCTGACGCCGCTGTCGCTGGGCATCGCGACGACCTCGCGGGACTTCCAGTGA
- a CDS encoding polysaccharide lyase family 1 protein, protein MARAGRTIGTALVALALALPTGAARAAPPGAGSGDGSGDPPAGVDAGWLALARQTLPEGDGWGSAGSGTTGGSAAAPGGVHVVRTWDELRAALGGASAHLRDEPTIVLVEGEIRAFGFDDPASGLPTCDDFAAQVQVEDDDPRPFSMAEHVAAYDPEVWGWDDPAGPLEEARARAAAVQTAQVRQRVGSNVTILGLGDDARLVGAHLLVQGVRDVIIRNLHVSDAYDCFPEWDPGDTSVGSWNSLYDNISVHTSANVWVDHVTLDDGDHPPASLPTVHGRPFEVHDGLLDITHESDLVTVSYSVFRDHDKTNLVGSGDGRQALDGGRLRVSWHHNLWDDAGQRLPRVRFGDVDVYNNYVRVGAGGAALFDYAWGVGVESSIWAERNAFDLPEDVPVASVVKRWGGTRLHAEQTLVNGVEVDVLGAYNAAAAEADRLVAGARWDPVAAGVRGAVVHEVTDVREVVLAQAGAGVLAPAAEGPDVPDPVPSTPVAPPGGGSGGGGAADGGTGAGGGGTGSDETGAGGGAATAEGARRGGLAATGVGALGVLAGVGALVGVGVGLVRARRSLRG, encoded by the coding sequence ATGGCGCGAGCAGGACGGACGATCGGCACGGCCCTGGTGGCCCTGGCGCTGGCGCTGCCGACGGGGGCGGCCCGGGCGGCGCCCCCGGGCGCCGGGTCCGGCGACGGGTCCGGCGACCCACCCGCGGGCGTGGACGCCGGGTGGCTGGCGCTCGCCCGGCAGACCCTCCCGGAGGGCGACGGGTGGGGCTCGGCCGGGTCCGGCACCACCGGCGGGTCGGCGGCGGCACCCGGGGGCGTGCACGTGGTGCGGACCTGGGACGAGCTCCGGGCGGCCCTCGGCGGGGCCTCCGCCCATCTGCGGGACGAGCCGACGATCGTGCTCGTCGAGGGCGAGATCCGGGCCTTCGGGTTCGACGACCCGGCGTCCGGCCTCCCGACCTGCGACGACTTCGCGGCGCAGGTGCAGGTCGAGGACGACGACCCGCGCCCGTTCTCGATGGCGGAGCACGTCGCGGCGTACGACCCGGAGGTGTGGGGGTGGGACGATCCCGCCGGGCCCCTCGAGGAGGCGCGGGCGCGCGCGGCCGCCGTGCAGACGGCCCAGGTCCGGCAGCGTGTCGGGTCGAACGTCACGATCCTCGGCCTCGGTGACGACGCCCGGCTGGTGGGCGCGCACCTGCTCGTCCAGGGCGTGCGCGACGTCATCATCCGGAACCTGCACGTCTCCGACGCCTACGACTGCTTCCCCGAGTGGGACCCGGGCGACACCAGCGTGGGGAGCTGGAACTCGCTCTACGACAACATCAGCGTGCACACCAGCGCGAACGTGTGGGTCGACCACGTCACGCTCGACGACGGCGACCACCCGCCGGCCTCGCTGCCGACCGTGCACGGCCGCCCGTTCGAGGTCCACGACGGGCTGCTGGACATCACGCACGAGTCCGACCTCGTCACCGTGTCGTACTCGGTGTTCCGCGACCACGACAAGACGAACCTCGTCGGGTCGGGTGACGGCCGGCAGGCGCTCGACGGCGGGAGGCTGCGGGTCAGCTGGCACCACAACCTGTGGGACGACGCCGGCCAGCGGCTCCCCCGGGTGCGGTTCGGCGACGTGGACGTCTACAACAACTACGTCCGCGTCGGGGCGGGCGGCGCCGCGCTGTTCGACTACGCGTGGGGCGTGGGCGTCGAGTCGAGCATCTGGGCCGAGCGGAACGCGTTCGACCTGCCCGAGGACGTGCCCGTGGCGTCGGTGGTCAAGCGCTGGGGCGGGACCCGGCTGCACGCCGAGCAGACGCTCGTGAACGGCGTCGAGGTGGACGTGCTCGGTGCGTACAACGCGGCCGCCGCGGAGGCCGACCGCCTCGTCGCCGGTGCGCGCTGGGACCCGGTCGCGGCCGGGGTGCGGGGCGCCGTCGTGCACGAGGTGACCGACGTGCGGGAGGTGGTGCTCGCGCAGGCCGGGGCCGGGGTGCTGGCGCCGGCCGCCGAGGGCCCGGACGTGCCGGACCCGGTGCCGAGCACGCCGGTGGCACCTCCGGGCGGCGGCTCGGGCGGGGGTGGCGCCGCGGACGGCGGCACCGGTGCCGGGGGCGGCGGCACCGGGTCGGACGAGACCGGGGCGGGCGGCGGTGCGGCGACGGCCGAGGGCGCACGCCGCGGCGGCCTCGCCGCGACCGGGGTCGGGGCCCTGGGCGTGCTCGCGGGCGTCGGCGCGCTCGTCGGCGTCGGCGTCGGGCTCGTGCGGGCGCGGCGGTCGCTCCGGGGCTGA
- a CDS encoding dihydrodipicolinate synthase family protein, with product MTLLGPLVPYLPTPRGHEGEVVLDPLQRLVDDAVDAGASGVAVLGSTGGWPYLTAGERRLVVEAAVDAAAGRVPVVAGVGAFTTDEVVVHTIVAERAGASAVLLPTLAYLPLTDDEVLDLVTDVADAARVPVWLYHNPVSTTFRYSVETLVRAAQVPGVGGVKDRGSDAAELRERVAALRSAVPDTVEVGCSGDVLGVEGLLAGARTWHSGLASVLPAWYAAVADAAVAGRADEARAHMARLAPVAELVVSLGGPRAVHALARVLGTDLGQLPAPLRPVDDAGAAALAAAVELLGDAPVRAVEGSARD from the coding sequence GTGACCCTCCTCGGCCCGCTCGTCCCGTACCTGCCCACGCCCCGCGGCCACGAGGGCGAGGTGGTGCTCGACCCGCTGCAGCGCCTCGTCGACGACGCCGTCGACGCCGGCGCCTCGGGTGTCGCGGTGCTCGGCAGCACGGGTGGCTGGCCCTACCTGACGGCGGGGGAGCGGCGGCTGGTCGTGGAGGCGGCGGTCGACGCCGCCGCGGGCCGGGTGCCCGTCGTGGCCGGCGTCGGCGCCTTCACGACGGACGAGGTGGTCGTGCACACGATCGTCGCCGAGCGTGCCGGCGCGTCCGCGGTGCTGCTGCCCACGCTGGCCTACCTCCCGCTCACCGACGACGAGGTCCTCGACCTGGTCACGGACGTGGCGGACGCCGCGCGGGTGCCCGTCTGGCTCTACCACAACCCGGTGAGCACGACGTTCCGGTACTCGGTCGAGACGCTGGTCCGCGCCGCGCAGGTGCCGGGCGTGGGCGGGGTGAAGGACCGGGGGAGCGACGCCGCCGAGCTGCGCGAGCGCGTGGCGGCGCTCCGGTCGGCGGTCCCCGACACCGTGGAGGTCGGCTGCAGCGGGGACGTGCTCGGGGTCGAGGGACTCCTCGCGGGCGCGCGGACCTGGCACTCGGGGCTCGCGAGCGTGCTGCCCGCCTGGTACGCCGCGGTCGCGGACGCCGCTGTGGCGGGACGGGCGGACGAGGCGCGGGCCCACATGGCGCGGCTGGCACCGGTCGCGGAGCTGGTGGTCTCGCTCGGCGGGCCGCGGGCGGTGCACGCGCTCGCCCGGGTGCTCGGCACCGACCTCGGCCAGCTGCCCGCGCCGCTGCGGCCGGTGGACGACGCCGGTGCGGCGGCGCTGGCCGCGGCGGTGGAGCTGCTCGGCGACGCGCCGGTGCGGGCGGTCGAAGGGTCCGCGCGGGACTAG
- a CDS encoding AI-2E family transporter, translating to MADQSGADRYSSAKAGGPAGSASRRVAGQRRPPTGIAPDDGVPRWLRTSAGITWRLLVLLAGIALVFFATSQVQLLFVAVFIAFVFTAVLRPVVDFYTRVMPRGLATALGLLTGFLVLAGMVFYVGYSVANQWQALSRQFGDGIDQIVDFLENGPLPFSISNDQIAEWIDNGRQWVQEHAGDLAGQVAASAGSVVEVFTALALAIFCAIFFLARGREMWTWFVNQLPSSVRDSWKTAGGAGWYTFSGYTRGTVIIAVTDGLLAFILLSIIGVPLAAPLAVLVLIGAFIPLIGAPAAMVIAMIVALAANGPIQAAVVGIGIALIGQFEGHVLQPLVMGKQVSLHPVVVALAVTGGTLTAGILGAVIAVPLVSVVWAIWSRFHQPDPPMEPEEADEEVRPVDEDGEGAEA from the coding sequence ATGGCGGACCAGAGCGGCGCGGACCGGTACAGCAGCGCGAAGGCCGGCGGACCGGCCGGATCCGCGTCACGACGGGTCGCGGGGCAGCGCCGACCGCCCACCGGGATCGCCCCGGACGACGGCGTCCCCCGCTGGCTGCGGACCTCCGCGGGGATCACCTGGCGGCTGCTCGTGCTGCTCGCCGGCATCGCGCTCGTGTTCTTCGCCACATCGCAGGTGCAGCTGCTGTTCGTCGCCGTGTTCATCGCGTTCGTGTTCACCGCCGTGCTGCGGCCGGTGGTCGACTTCTACACGCGGGTGATGCCGCGCGGGCTGGCGACGGCCCTGGGGCTGCTCACCGGGTTCCTGGTGCTCGCCGGCATGGTGTTCTACGTCGGCTACTCGGTGGCGAACCAGTGGCAGGCCCTGTCCCGGCAGTTCGGCGACGGCATCGACCAGATCGTCGACTTCCTGGAGAACGGGCCGCTTCCGTTCTCCATCAGCAACGACCAGATCGCCGAGTGGATCGACAACGGCCGGCAGTGGGTGCAGGAGCACGCCGGCGACCTCGCGGGTCAGGTGGCGGCGTCCGCGGGCTCGGTGGTCGAGGTGTTCACGGCGCTGGCCCTGGCCATCTTCTGCGCGATCTTCTTCCTCGCCCGGGGCAGGGAGATGTGGACCTGGTTCGTCAACCAGCTGCCGTCGTCGGTGCGCGACTCGTGGAAGACCGCGGGCGGCGCCGGCTGGTACACGTTCTCCGGCTACACCCGCGGCACCGTCATCATCGCGGTCACCGACGGCCTGCTCGCGTTCATCCTGCTGTCGATCATCGGCGTCCCGCTGGCGGCCCCGCTGGCCGTGCTCGTGCTCATCGGGGCGTTCATCCCCCTGATCGGCGCCCCGGCGGCCATGGTCATCGCGATGATCGTGGCCCTGGCCGCGAACGGCCCGATCCAGGCGGCGGTCGTCGGCATCGGCATCGCGCTCATCGGCCAGTTCGAGGGGCACGTGCTGCAGCCGCTCGTCATGGGCAAGCAGGTGTCGCTGCACCCCGTCGTGGTCGCGCTGGCCGTCACCGGCGGCACGCTCACCGCGGGCATCCTCGGCGCGGTCATCGCCGTGCCGCTGGTGTCGGTGGTGTGGGCGATCTGGTCGCGGTTCCACCAGCCCGACCCGCCGATGGAGCCGGAGGAGGCGGACGAGGAGGTCCGCCCGGTCGACGAGGACGGTGAGGGCGCCGAGGCCTAG
- a CDS encoding VOC family protein — protein MLQGLATSNFQAADLAAARDWYTALFGVDPYFVRDGYLEWRLGRDGDEFGIVDARYVPGALDRTPGGQYTYWAVEDVDAAVATLVERGATVHEPPTVRGEGFRTAAVVDPFGNVLGVMTNPHWAGTDG, from the coding sequence ATGCTCCAGGGACTGGCGACGTCGAACTTCCAGGCCGCGGACCTCGCAGCGGCCCGCGACTGGTACACGGCACTTTTCGGCGTGGACCCGTACTTCGTGCGGGACGGCTACCTCGAGTGGCGGCTCGGCCGGGACGGCGACGAGTTCGGGATCGTGGACGCCCGGTACGTCCCGGGGGCGCTCGACCGCACGCCGGGCGGGCAGTACACCTACTGGGCGGTCGAGGACGTGGACGCCGCAGTCGCCACGTTGGTCGAGCGCGGGGCGACGGTGCACGAGCCGCCGACCGTGCGCGGCGAGGGGTTCCGTACCGCCGCCGTGGTCGACCCGTTCGGGAACGTGCTCGGTGTGATGACGAACCCGCACTGGGCCGGGACGGACGGCTGA
- a CDS encoding RDD family protein, protein MTVALPAPHPLPPAAPPLALAGWWRRVAAVVLDDLILAAVTWAGYGGGSQALSLHPPLGAVAGAPRAGDPVPWAAAAVGATLLALVLMQAYTGATPGKRVAGVAVVRADTGAPAGFLRTLARPFVHVVDGILLIGYLRPLWHPLRRTVADSALGTVAVLTRGPAWLPGLEPVPRVSRGSAAVTAAAIAACAAGAVFAVPTSTSGSVTTVGAPVACEVQVPMGVPDVGAEATVQRTRAENVERRGWVVRHLVPSGPGFDVTWAWDGSLGGGDSEVWVEARVPGADDLGEDPALWEGAHVIAGPGPGTVPFSVWPEELVGLTRGGWVETSLVADGRTVAACRVPGAELLLDA, encoded by the coding sequence GTGACCGTCGCCCTGCCCGCGCCGCACCCGCTCCCGCCTGCCGCGCCGCCGCTCGCGCTGGCCGGCTGGTGGCGACGGGTCGCGGCCGTGGTGCTCGACGACCTGATCCTGGCGGCGGTCACCTGGGCGGGCTACGGCGGCGGGTCCCAGGCGCTGTCGCTGCACCCGCCCCTGGGCGCCGTCGCGGGTGCGCCCCGGGCGGGCGACCCGGTCCCGTGGGCCGCCGCGGCCGTCGGGGCGACGCTCCTCGCGCTGGTGCTGATGCAGGCGTACACCGGCGCAACCCCGGGCAAGCGGGTCGCGGGGGTGGCGGTGGTGCGCGCGGACACCGGTGCGCCGGCGGGGTTCCTGCGGACGCTCGCGCGGCCGTTCGTGCACGTCGTCGACGGCATCCTGCTGATCGGGTACCTGCGGCCGCTGTGGCACCCGCTGCGCCGGACGGTCGCCGACTCCGCTCTCGGGACTGTCGCGGTGCTGACGCGAGGACCGGCGTGGCTCCCCGGGCTGGAGCCGGTGCCCCGGGTGTCCCGGGGCTCTGCCGCGGTGACCGCCGCCGCGATCGCGGCCTGCGCCGCCGGCGCGGTGTTCGCGGTGCCCACCTCGACCAGCGGCAGCGTGACCACGGTCGGCGCCCCGGTCGCGTGCGAGGTGCAGGTGCCCATGGGTGTCCCGGACGTCGGCGCCGAGGCGACGGTGCAGCGCACCCGCGCCGAGAACGTCGAGCGCCGCGGCTGGGTGGTACGCCACCTCGTGCCCTCGGGACCCGGGTTCGACGTCACGTGGGCCTGGGACGGGAGCCTCGGCGGTGGGGACAGCGAGGTGTGGGTCGAGGCACGCGTGCCCGGGGCCGACGACCTCGGCGAGGACCCCGCGCTGTGGGAGGGCGCGCACGTGATCGCCGGGCCGGGACCCGGGACGGTCCCCTTCTCGGTCTGGCCGGAGGAGCTCGTCGGGCTGACGCGGGGCGGTTGGGTCGAGACGTCGCTCGTGGCCGACGGCCGCACCGTGGCGGCGTGCCGGGTGCCGGGCGCGGAGCTGCTGCTGGACGCCTGA